AAATCTTTCTGGCTTTCGTAAACTTTTCCTAAACGCAATAATGTTACAGCTTCTATCTCTTGCCCTTTATAAGTTTTCAAGATATTCTGAAACTGTGCAATGGCTTCTTGTTTTTTATTCTGATAAATTAAAAAATCTCCTTTTGCAAATTGCTTCAATGCTACTTGAGTCGAATCTGCAGCGGTATTATCATTAATTAAAAGAAAATATTCTAAAGCGTCATTGGCAATTAACTGCGTATTGGCTGCTTTTAATTCTTTAAATTGTTTATTCGCCCATTCAAAATCGCCTTTATAATAACTTGTTTTGGCTGCTTTCAAACTGGCTTCGTGCGCCATTACATCATTCTTTAAATCCAATTGAATCTGCGAATAATAAATAAGTGCCTGATTGTACTTTTCTTCCAAAAGCAGAATATCTGCCAGCTCCATTTTGGCATCGGCTTTTTGATATTCGTTTAAATTTAATTCTAAAGCTTTTTTAACCACTGCCTTTCCTTCTTCTGTCTTTTTCAAATTAAAAGCCAGAAAATGGGCTTGAATGATTTGCAAAGATAAGGTAAAAGGACTGATTTCGTAAGTTGCCAATAATTGTTGCAATTCTTGATTGATTGCTGGATAATCTTTTTCCTGTGCCTTATCGATCTTGATCTGCATTAAATAGGCATTACACTGAATCAGTAAATCGCGATCTTTCGTGTTTTGGAGAATAAAATTCAAAATTTCCTCAGCCGTATCAGTGTCTCCTTCATTCATTGCAAACTGACTCAAATTGACGATACTCATCAACGATTCTGGCTCGCGTTTATAAATGGCTTTTTCCTGAATAAAGGCTTTTCCAAATTCTTTTTGCTGTACATAAAACCAGCTCAAATAATGATTCCAAAAAACGTCCTGATCTTTCTGGGTTTTCAAGATTAAGGCTTTTCGCATTGCATCTTTAAAAGCCGTATTATCGGTTTCACCATTCATGAATCGCGAAAGTTGTGTCTGAATCAAATTGGTGTTTTGCGGATTTGTATAGGATTCTGTCAATAGCAAATCTATCATCAAATCGGTTTTGCCTAACTGACCGTACAACATTCCGATTTGAAAATTGAAATTGAAGTTGGGCTGAATCTGCATTGCGGTCTGATACGCTTTTAAAGCATATTCTAATAATACTTTTTTCTCAAACGAACTCGCAACTCCATAAACATCATTTGGATTGACCTTTATTTTTTCGATCGCCTGTTCGTAATAATTTTTAGCTTTCGAATCGTTTTTCTGCAACTGGAAATTATATCCTAATTCAACCAAAAACACTCCTTGTTTGTAACGATTGTAACGCTCCTGGATTGCTTTTTCTGCATTGGCAAACTGCTGCAATTGCTGATAGCAATCTACAGTTCGTAAAAAATACTGCGTATTGGATGGCGCATTTCTTAATAGCTCTTCATAACTTATCTTAGCTTTATCAAAATCACCTTTATCATAATAATACTGAGCCAGTTGCTCGTTTTGTCCAAATGCAAAACCAGAACATAATAAAACGATTCCAATCAATATGTTTTTCATATTGCAGTTTTTTTTTAGTTTTCAGTCTTTATAAGTTTTCAGTCGCCGTCACAGTTTTTAGTCATACTTCAACCGAACTTTTTTAGTTTTTAATTACTGTAAACTTTCAATATACAGCCGAGACTTTTTTAGTTTTCCAAAAAATCAATCCTAAACCAATTAAAATAAACGGGATACTTAAAATCTGCCCCATATTAATTAGCATATTATTCTCAAAAGCTTCTTGATTTTCCTTGAAAAATTCAATTATAAAACGAGCTGTAAATAATAAAGTTAAGAAAGTTCCAAAGATTAATCCTTGCGCATTTCTAATTTTTTCTGATTTGTACATATAAAACAGAATTCCAAAAATCAACAAATAAGCAAAAGCTTCATATAATTGTGTTGGATGTCGCGGAATCAAATCATCTTTCTGGAAAACTACGCCCCAATTTCCGTTGGTCGGTTTTCCGTATATTTCAGAATTCATAAAATTTCCCATTCTGATAAAAGTCCCCGTTACAGGAACAGCAACCGCCATTTTATCTAAAAGCCCTAAAAACTGAACTTTATATTTTCGGCAGTACAAAATCATTGCCGTTATAACACCAATTGATCCTCCGTGACTTGCCAAACCTTGGTAACCCACAAATTGATAAACTCCTTTTATTTTCTGAATCGGTAAAAGAATTTCTATCGGATGTTTGAAGAAATACTCTGGTTCGTAAAAGAAACAATGTCCAAGTCTAGCACCTAAAACGGTTCCGACAATTACATAAATCAATAAAGTATCGAGATTATCTAGCGAAAGATTTTCTTTCTTATAAATATTTCTAACAATGTAGAAACCTAAAAGAATTCCGCAGGCAAAAAGAGCTCCGTAATATTTTAAAGGAAAACTATCTGTAATCCAGAAAATAACAGGATCTACGTTCCAGTTTAAAATTCCATTCATCATGCTCCGTTTTTTAATTTCTATAAATTAAGAAAACCTAACAGGTTTTAAAACCTGTTAGGTTTGTATCTTAAAAACTATCTTTTTTTAGTTTATAATATCAAATCCGCAGTAAGGGCGTAAAACTTCTGGAATTACGATTCCTTCTGGAGTTTGGTAATTTTCAATAATTCCGGCCAAAACTCTAGGAAGCGCCAATGAACTTCCGTTAAGTGTATGCGCCAATTGATTTTTTCCGTCTTTGTCTTTGAAACGTAATTTCAAACGATTTGCCTGGAAAGTTTCGAAGTTAGAAACAGAACTAATCTCTAACCAACGATCTTGTGCAGTTGAAAACACTTCAAAATCATACGTTAAAGCAGATGTGAATCCCATATCGCCTCCGCAAAGACGTAGAACTCTATAAGGTAATTTCAATTCCTGAAGAATCTCTTTTACATGTTCAACCATACCATCAAGCGCCGCATAAGAATTGTCTGGATGCTCTACACGAACAATTTCTACTTTATCAAATTGGTGCAAACGGTTTAATCCACGAACGTGCGCTCCATAAGAACCTGCTTCACGACGGAAACATGGTGTATAAGCTGTATGTAAAACAGGCAAATCACTTTCGTTCAAAATGACATCGCGGAACAAATTCGTAACTGGAACCTCTGCAGTTGGAATCAAATATAAATCGTCAATGGTAGAGTGATACATCTGCCCTTCTTTATCTGGCAATTGTCCCGTTCCAAAACCAGAAGCTTCATTTACCAAATGCGGCACCTGAACTTCATTGTATCCTGCAGCTGTATTTTTATCTAAAAAGTAGTTGATTAAGGCACGTTGTAAACGAGCTCCTTTTCCTTTATAAACAGGAAATCCTGCTCCAGTAATTTTTACACCCAATTCAAAATCGATAATATCGTATTTCTTTACCAATTCCCAGTGCGGCAGTGCGCCTTCATGTAAAACAGGAATGTCTCCTTCTTGAAAAACATTCAAATTGTCGTCTGGTGTTTTTCCTTCAGGAACGATATCTGCCGGAAGATTTGGTAATGTGTATAATTTATTGGTTAACTCAACAGCCAAAGCTTCTGCTTTTTCGCTCAGTTCTTTACTTTTTTCTTTTAGTGAAACCGTTTTTTCTTTTAAGATTGCTGCTTTCGCTTTCTCTCCAGCTTTCATCAATTCACCAATATCTTTGGACAATTTATTAGATTCTGATAAAGTATTGTCTAATTCCACCTGTGCAGCACGACGATTTTCGTCTAATTGAACCACCTCT
The Flavobacterium humidisoli DNA segment above includes these coding regions:
- the serS gene encoding serine--tRNA ligase, with product MLQIAFIRENQEKVIKALAKRNIDAKSVVEEVVQLDENRRAAQVELDNTLSESNKLSKDIGELMKAGEKAKAAILKEKTVSLKEKSKELSEKAEALAVELTNKLYTLPNLPADIVPEGKTPDDNLNVFQEGDIPVLHEGALPHWELVKKYDIIDFELGVKITGAGFPVYKGKGARLQRALINYFLDKNTAAGYNEVQVPHLVNEASGFGTGQLPDKEGQMYHSTIDDLYLIPTAEVPVTNLFRDVILNESDLPVLHTAYTPCFRREAGSYGAHVRGLNRLHQFDKVEIVRVEHPDNSYAALDGMVEHVKEILQELKLPYRVLRLCGGDMGFTSALTYDFEVFSTAQDRWLEISSVSNFETFQANRLKLRFKDKDGKNQLAHTLNGSSLALPRVLAGIIENYQTPEGIVIPEVLRPYCGFDIIN
- a CDS encoding tetratricopeptide repeat protein, with protein sequence MKNILIGIVLLCSGFAFGQNEQLAQYYYDKGDFDKAKISYEELLRNAPSNTQYFLRTVDCYQQLQQFANAEKAIQERYNRYKQGVFLVELGYNFQLQKNDSKAKNYYEQAIEKIKVNPNDVYGVASSFEKKVLLEYALKAYQTAMQIQPNFNFNFQIGMLYGQLGKTDLMIDLLLTESYTNPQNTNLIQTQLSRFMNGETDNTAFKDAMRKALILKTQKDQDVFWNHYLSWFYVQQKEFGKAFIQEKAIYKREPESLMSIVNLSQFAMNEGDTDTAEEILNFILQNTKDRDLLIQCNAYLMQIKIDKAQEKDYPAINQELQQLLATYEISPFTLSLQIIQAHFLAFNLKKTEEGKAVVKKALELNLNEYQKADAKMELADILLLEEKYNQALIYYSQIQLDLKNDVMAHEASLKAAKTSYYKGDFEWANKQFKELKAANTQLIANDALEYFLLINDNTAADSTQVALKQFAKGDFLIYQNKKQEAIAQFQNILKTYKGQEIEAVTLLRLGKVYESQKDFASALSQYQQIIDNHSDGIYVDEALFFSAEIYNDELKDTEKAKPLYEKVIFNHQDSIYFVDARKKYRELRGDKNL
- the lgt gene encoding prolipoprotein diacylglyceryl transferase yields the protein MMNGILNWNVDPVIFWITDSFPLKYYGALFACGILLGFYIVRNIYKKENLSLDNLDTLLIYVIVGTVLGARLGHCFFYEPEYFFKHPIEILLPIQKIKGVYQFVGYQGLASHGGSIGVITAMILYCRKYKVQFLGLLDKMAVAVPVTGTFIRMGNFMNSEIYGKPTNGNWGVVFQKDDLIPRHPTQLYEAFAYLLIFGILFYMYKSEKIRNAQGLIFGTFLTLLFTARFIIEFFKENQEAFENNMLINMGQILSIPFILIGLGLIFWKTKKVSAVY